In Oligoflexia bacterium, a single genomic region encodes these proteins:
- a CDS encoding protein kinase → MLKFFHPKYKHIEKLLKNQQFLEAGEAYMELNMPKKAILAFKQGQHLEKLAQAYLKNNQWLEAAQIYLQKDLPIKAADIFFENGDFEQAEKIYRNNKQLKLLGERFFSIESYEQAAKAFLDGKHYEQAAKALLKADKLYEASVSLQKAYAYWQKKPNNPNNLEKLKKIGLNLANLLKLTQQYQKAAKLYIDLDYQQEALICFSQLKDYDAAAKLSEMMQDYDNAAVYWKLAGNLSKYQKFDAERLAKRGKLLDAAKKFLAANELSRAADLYLELNDVTKAASLYEKAKQLSSAANCYKLLGRYEKAAQLYEQSQNLKEAIACYQLTPQFDKEIFLRTQVGDYLGIAKRYIDMQEVNKALDILGQITQTSPHYQKSLPLKMKAYLLSGQNDLAVDVLKQREHSSHKLEKIDLDNLTRLSQEKQYKSLIQNYLNNNINKKSIEESLVSRAKKLQNALESSNVDQLPQNEMPSLEIMINQYPAHPSVHPNVVRYQKVQEIGRGGMGLIYKATDSVLGRTVALKILSPHFKTNQKSIDTFFREAKSAALLNHPNIVTVYDFGLQNGEYYIAMEFVEGKTLKDSIRESKSVDIKKSIKLFKQMLDALAYAHTQGIVHRDLSSTNIMLSKHQRIKVMDFGLAKLVKDLLNEQSIIGGTPSFMSPEQTLGDPIDHRTDIYSLGILLYEMLTLQLPFNKGDLGYHHLHTPAPKASERNKTISAALDQFILTCMEKKQENRFQTIAQMQDYLSDINL, encoded by the coding sequence ATGCTTAAATTTTTTCATCCAAAATATAAGCACATTGAAAAGCTTTTAAAAAATCAACAGTTTTTAGAAGCTGGAGAAGCCTATATGGAACTCAATATGCCCAAAAAAGCCATTTTAGCTTTTAAACAAGGGCAACATTTAGAGAAACTAGCGCAAGCTTACCTCAAAAACAATCAATGGCTTGAGGCCGCACAAATATATTTGCAAAAGGATCTACCTATCAAAGCCGCTGATATATTTTTTGAAAATGGTGATTTTGAACAAGCCGAAAAAATTTATCGTAATAATAAACAATTAAAACTATTGGGAGAACGGTTTTTTTCTATCGAATCCTATGAACAAGCTGCTAAAGCTTTTTTAGATGGTAAACATTATGAACAAGCTGCTAAAGCTTTGTTAAAAGCGGATAAACTGTACGAAGCCAGTGTTTCTTTACAAAAAGCCTATGCTTATTGGCAAAAAAAACCCAATAACCCCAATAATTTAGAAAAACTAAAAAAAATAGGTCTCAATCTTGCTAACCTTTTAAAGCTCACTCAACAATATCAAAAAGCAGCCAAACTTTATATTGATCTAGACTACCAACAAGAAGCACTCATTTGTTTTAGTCAACTCAAAGACTATGATGCCGCTGCAAAACTATCTGAAATGATGCAAGATTACGACAATGCTGCCGTTTATTGGAAACTGGCAGGTAATCTTAGCAAGTATCAAAAATTTGATGCCGAACGTTTGGCCAAGCGTGGAAAACTTTTAGATGCAGCAAAAAAATTTTTAGCAGCCAATGAACTTTCACGTGCTGCCGATCTCTACTTGGAACTAAACGATGTTACCAAAGCAGCAAGTTTATATGAAAAAGCCAAACAATTAAGTTCCGCAGCCAACTGTTATAAACTACTTGGACGTTATGAAAAAGCGGCTCAGCTTTATGAACAAAGCCAAAACTTAAAAGAAGCCATTGCTTGTTACCAACTGACCCCACAGTTTGATAAAGAAATTTTTTTAAGAACACAGGTTGGAGATTATCTAGGTATTGCTAAACGTTATATTGACATGCAAGAGGTCAACAAAGCTTTAGATATTTTAGGGCAAATTACGCAAACCTCGCCACATTACCAAAAGTCTTTGCCCTTAAAAATGAAAGCTTATCTTTTAAGTGGTCAAAATGATTTAGCTGTTGACGTTTTAAAACAACGAGAACATTCATCCCATAAGCTTGAAAAAATCGACCTTGATAACTTAACCCGCTTAAGCCAAGAAAAGCAATATAAAAGCCTGATTCAAAATTACCTTAACAATAATATAAATAAAAAATCAATTGAAGAAAGCTTGGTAAGTCGCGCCAAAAAACTACAGAATGCTTTAGAATCAAGCAATGTTGATCAACTACCACAAAATGAAATGCCAAGTTTAGAAATTATGATCAATCAGTATCCCGCCCATCCATCTGTTCATCCCAATGTTGTTCGTTATCAAAAAGTGCAGGAAATTGGACGCGGAGGCATGGGTTTAATTTACAAAGCAACTGATTCAGTTTTAGGAAGAACCGTGGCTTTAAAAATATTATCTCCTCACTTTAAAACCAATCAAAAAAGTATTGATACATTTTTTAGAGAAGCCAAATCCGCAGCATTACTCAACCACCCCAATATTGTCACTGTCTATGATTTTGGTCTTCAAAATGGCGAGTATTATATTGCCATGGAGTTTGTTGAAGGAAAAACCCTTAAAGACTCTATAAGAGAGTCTAAAAGCGTAGACATTAAAAAAAGTATCAAGTTATTTAAACAAATGCTTGATGCCCTTGCATATGCTCATACACAAGGAATTGTTCATCGAGATTTAAGCAGTACAAATATTATGTTATCCAAACATCAACGAATTAAAGTCATGGATTTTGGTTTGGCCAAGCTGGTGAAAGACTTACTCAATGAGCAATCGATCATTGGTGGCACACCTTCTTTCATGTCTCCAGAACAAACCTTAGGTGATCCTATTGATCACAGAACTGATATTTATTCTCTGGGTATATTGCTCTATGAAATGTTAACCTTACAACTTCCCTTTAATAAAGGAGATTTAGGTTATCACCACTTACACACACCGGCACCAAAAGCTTCAGAAAGAAATAAAACAATTTCTGCAGCCCTTGATCAGTTTATTTTAACATGCATGGAAAAGAAACAGGAAAACCGATTTCAAACCATTGCTCAAATGCAGGATTACTTAAGCGACATTAACTTATAA
- a CDS encoding KH domain-containing protein translates to MKSLLQTIVRAIVDQPDAVHIEQHDGSNTCILELSVHKDDVGKVIGKKGSNANAIRTLLDACGGRDKKKYILEILE, encoded by the coding sequence ATGAAATCACTTTTACAAACAATTGTTCGTGCCATCGTAGATCAACCCGATGCTGTACACATTGAACAACACGATGGCTCCAATACCTGTATTTTGGAACTCTCCGTTCATAAAGACGATGTTGGCAAAGTCATTGGCAAAAAAGGAAGCAATGCCAATGCCATTCGGACATTGTTGGATGCTTGCGGCGGAAGAGATAAGAAAAAATACATCTTAGAAATCCTTGAGTAA
- a CDS encoding PilZ domain-containing protein, translating into MASFKEQLSADKFEKRRIPRFPVQLPAQIGKEADLSSICTDLSSQGLAMETSLDIYVGQRVSVKVFIAHNQLPLQMLGQVVWKHDSDAIDTSSKPVYEIGIRFVKPMPNPWKLPHDPGSFADSPEDFFGEEISF; encoded by the coding sequence ATGGCATCATTTAAAGAACAACTGTCTGCAGATAAATTTGAAAAACGCCGCATCCCAAGATTTCCAGTTCAACTTCCTGCTCAAATTGGAAAAGAAGCAGATTTGTCCTCTATTTGTACTGATTTAAGCTCGCAAGGTCTTGCAATGGAAACTTCTTTAGACATCTATGTGGGACAACGTGTTTCTGTTAAAGTCTTTATTGCCCATAACCAACTCCCTCTACAAATGCTGGGTCAAGTGGTTTGGAAACATGATAGTGATGCTATTGACACATCTTCAAAGCCTGTTTATGAAATAGGTATTAGATTTGTTAAGCCAATGCCCAATCCATGGAAACTTCCACATGATCCCGGCTCTTTTGCCGATTCACCTGAAGATTTCTTTGGCGAAGAAATTTCCTTTTAA
- the ftsY gene encoding signal recognition particle-docking protein FtsY translates to MFDNLKASQWKQKIRQVFSKVAFDEEQFEALLFQADFSYDVIETVLQELKVSKVNHSDEYIPRLKDILYKKIEALHAQPMQVRIPFCVLLVGINGVGKTTTAGRLAHYWQNLGYHVTLAAADTFRAGAVDQIKLWSERASVDLISQGMGADPASVVYDAWDNAQKKNGIMLADTAGRMHTKEPLMQQLEKMIRVLKKQGEHLPHETLLVLDGTTGQNAVLQSQAFAQTTKLTGIVATKMDGSAKGGAIYCSALNMNLPIRFVGTGEGMEDLKAFDSKSFIDAMFD, encoded by the coding sequence ATGTTTGATAATCTAAAGGCCAGCCAATGGAAGCAAAAAATCAGACAGGTTTTTTCTAAAGTTGCATTTGATGAAGAGCAGTTTGAAGCTTTGTTATTTCAAGCAGATTTTTCTTACGATGTTATAGAAACTGTACTGCAAGAGTTAAAAGTCAGCAAAGTCAATCATTCAGATGAGTATATTCCCCGGCTTAAAGACATTTTATACAAAAAAATAGAAGCTCTACATGCTCAGCCCATGCAAGTTCGTATACCTTTTTGCGTGCTGTTGGTGGGAATTAATGGTGTAGGTAAAACAACAACTGCGGGTAGACTTGCCCATTATTGGCAAAACCTAGGATATCACGTCACATTAGCTGCAGCAGATACCTTCAGAGCAGGAGCGGTTGATCAAATTAAACTCTGGTCAGAACGAGCCAGTGTCGATTTAATTTCTCAAGGGATGGGAGCCGACCCTGCGTCCGTTGTGTATGATGCCTGGGACAATGCTCAGAAAAAAAATGGAATTATGTTGGCAGATACTGCCGGTAGAATGCACACCAAAGAGCCCTTGATGCAACAGTTGGAAAAAATGATTAGGGTTTTAAAAAAACAGGGTGAGCATCTACCGCATGAAACATTGTTGGTCTTGGATGGTACCACTGGCCAGAATGCAGTCTTACAATCACAGGCTTTTGCTCAAACGACAAAACTAACTGGGATTGTTGCTACAAAAATGGATGGCAGTGCCAAAGGCGGCGCTATTTATTGTAGTGCACTAAACATGAATTTGCCCATTCGTTTTGTTGGAACAGGTGAGGGTATGGAAGATCTTAAGGCCTTTGATAGCAAAAGCTTTATTGATGCCATGTTTGATTAA
- a CDS encoding PilZ domain-containing protein: MALTVQNNARQNLRLKYSSALHFTKHPDITAQEQGGQLFQAQTKNFSAHGLQIVCANSLVPGQKLKIYLNLEPYGIIPVDVVVKWTRIETSPDASPYWLRCGLYIDYSRGFESKKTIFSYLKERFLQAKIMLHAYA, from the coding sequence ATGGCTCTAACAGTTCAAAACAATGCGCGTCAAAACTTAAGGCTAAAGTACAGCTCTGCTTTACATTTCACCAAACATCCAGACATTACTGCTCAGGAACAGGGTGGGCAGCTTTTCCAAGCACAAACTAAAAACTTTTCTGCACACGGCCTACAAATTGTATGCGCCAATAGCTTGGTCCCTGGCCAAAAATTAAAAATTTATCTCAATTTAGAACCCTATGGCATTATTCCAGTAGATGTCGTAGTTAAGTGGACCCGCATTGAAACATCTCCAGATGCAAGTCCTTATTGGTTGCGCTGCGGTTTATATATTGATTATAGCCGTGGTTTTGAATCAAAAAAGACCATTTTTTCTTACTTAAAAGAGCGCTTCTTACAAGCTAAAATTATGCTGCATGCCTATGCCTAA
- the rho gene encoding transcription termination factor Rho, protein MNLRELKEKKVSQLNELAEELKVEDAGALRKQELIFAILQAASTNKEAIEAEGVLEILPDGFGFLRSADCNYIPGPDDIYVSPAQIRRYHIKTGDTITGTIRPPKDSERYFALHKLETINGDKPEKFRNKVHFDNLTPLYPQERIQLESNPKTYSTRIMDMMCPIGKGQRGLIVSPPRSGKTTILQDIAKSISKNHPEIELLVLLIDERPEEVTDMKRTVKGEVVSSTFDEPAQRHVQVAEMVIEKAKRLVEHKKDVVILLDSITRLARAYNSVVPASGKILSGGVDSNALHRPKRFFGAARNVEDGGSLTIVATALIDTGSRMDEVIFEEFKGTGNMEIVLDRKIADRRIYPAIDINRSGTRKEELLLEEATLNRVWVLRKLLQPLNGVDAMEFILDKVKKSKSNEEFLESMNQ, encoded by the coding sequence GTGAATTTACGTGAATTAAAAGAGAAAAAAGTAAGTCAGTTGAACGAATTGGCAGAAGAATTAAAAGTTGAAGATGCAGGAGCTTTAAGAAAACAAGAGCTTATTTTTGCTATTTTACAAGCAGCATCTACAAATAAGGAAGCGATAGAAGCAGAAGGTGTTTTAGAAATTTTACCAGATGGCTTTGGGTTCTTGCGTTCAGCAGATTGCAACTACATTCCTGGTCCAGATGATATTTATGTTTCACCAGCGCAAATTCGCCGTTACCATATTAAAACAGGGGATACCATTACTGGCACCATTCGCCCTCCAAAAGATTCCGAACGTTATTTTGCCTTACATAAGTTAGAAACAATCAATGGGGATAAACCAGAAAAATTTAGGAATAAAGTTCACTTTGATAACCTTACCCCATTATATCCACAAGAAAGAATCCAGCTAGAATCAAACCCAAAAACATATTCAACGCGTATCATGGATATGATGTGCCCCATTGGTAAAGGGCAACGCGGCCTAATTGTTTCTCCTCCTCGATCAGGTAAAACAACAATTTTGCAAGATATAGCAAAGTCGATCAGCAAGAATCATCCTGAAATTGAACTGTTGGTTTTGTTGATTGATGAGCGTCCTGAAGAAGTAACGGATATGAAACGCACAGTAAAAGGAGAAGTTGTGAGTTCAACTTTTGATGAACCGGCTCAACGTCACGTGCAAGTTGCAGAGATGGTTATTGAAAAAGCAAAAAGATTGGTTGAACATAAAAAAGATGTTGTAATTTTACTTGATTCAATCACGCGTTTAGCCAGAGCTTATAACTCAGTGGTTCCAGCGTCAGGGAAAATTCTTTCAGGTGGTGTTGATTCAAATGCATTACACAGACCCAAGCGTTTTTTTGGTGCGGCAAGAAATGTAGAGGATGGTGGTAGCTTAACTATTGTGGCTACAGCATTGATTGATACTGGATCAAGAATGGATGAAGTTATTTTTGAAGAGTTTAAAGGTACCGGTAACATGGAAATTGTTTTAGATCGCAAAATTGCTGACCGTAGAATTTATCCTGCTATTGATATCAATCGTTCTGGAACCAGAAAAGAGGAGCTTTTATTAGAAGAAGCTACCCTAAATAGGGTATGGGTTTTAAGAAAACTTTTACAACCTCTTAATGGGGTTGATGCAATGGAATTTATTTTGGACAAAGTTAAAAAAAGTAAATCCAATGAAGAGTTTCTTGAATCAATGAATCAATAA
- a CDS encoding peptidylprolyl isomerase has product METSMGNIELEFFPDKAPKHVKNFIKLAQDDFYDGTRFHRVIPGFMIQGGDPNSKSDDRSKHGTGGPGYSIDAEFNDTKHLRGILSMARSSDPDSAGSQFFIMTDNAPHLDGQYTAFGRVTSGMDVVDKIVAAERDARDNPLEKIEIKNIIIK; this is encoded by the coding sequence ATGGAAACAAGTATGGGAAATATAGAGTTGGAGTTTTTCCCTGATAAAGCCCCTAAACATGTTAAAAATTTTATTAAGCTGGCTCAGGATGATTTTTATGATGGAACCCGTTTTCATCGAGTGATCCCTGGTTTTATGATTCAAGGCGGTGACCCAAATAGTAAATCCGATGATAGGAGTAAGCATGGTACAGGTGGTCCAGGCTACAGCATTGATGCTGAATTCAATGATACCAAGCATCTTAGAGGTATTCTTTCAATGGCCAGAAGCTCTGACCCCGATAGCGCGGGCAGTCAGTTTTTTATCATGACGGACAATGCTCCTCATTTAGATGGGCAATACACTGCATTTGGTAGAGTAACCAGTGGTATGGATGTAGTAGATAAAATTGTAGCAGCCGAGCGCGACGCGCGTGATAACCCCTTAGAAAAAATTGAAATCAAAAATATCATCATTAAATAG
- the tkt gene encoding transketolase: MDKAIDIDQLCVNTIKCLSIDAVEKAQSGHPGMPMGMADSAYVLWNNFLNFDSSQPNWEGRDRFILSAGHGSMLQYALLHLYGYKLSIDDIKEFRQLGSLTPGHPEYKHTDGVEVTTGPLGQGFANGVGMALAAKMQASQFKQSHLESTIYGIVSDGDLMEGISSEAASLAGHLGLGNLNYIYDSNSISIDGSTDITFNENIRMRFEAQGWHVQEIDGHNHSEITLALERAKKESHKPSLIIAKTIIAHGAPTKQGTSGSHGAPLGKEEITAFKQLINWDYPEFTVPDAVYKHCQDAVKQKQNAKNKWLEQHAAFKASDPMGYENYQNFNQKKFKAIHDEIKKDTDATRSINGQILQYLGKTVPNLCAGSADLAGSTKAIFKDSDYVNKEDFSARNIAFGIREHAMAAIANGMVLYGGHIPVISTFLVFSDYLKPSLRLSALSGLQVIYALTHDSLHVGEDGPTHQPIEHINAMRCIPNVNVYRPANIEESQWAWDKALADKNTPSVFCLSRQNLPMQASLADSISDHGAYIFAQHNNQALAEDKQLIIASSGSELHLAHEVFEAIKQDYKTIKLISVPCLDRLQALEKSEQEKLFVQNCPTVVIEAANADAWHKTIGRPNLVIDMQSFGASGPGEAVAKHFGFDKQTIIQKIKAWKN, from the coding sequence ATGGACAAAGCTATAGATATTGATCAATTGTGTGTGAATACCATTAAATGTTTAAGCATTGATGCTGTTGAAAAAGCTCAATCTGGTCACCCTGGCATGCCTATGGGAATGGCAGACTCTGCCTATGTTTTATGGAACAACTTTTTAAACTTTGATTCTTCTCAACCCAATTGGGAAGGCCGAGATCGTTTTATTCTATCTGCTGGTCATGGTTCCATGCTGCAATATGCTCTTTTACACTTATACGGTTACAAGCTTTCTATAGATGATATAAAGGAATTTAGGCAACTTGGAAGCCTCACCCCAGGACACCCTGAGTACAAACACACTGATGGCGTAGAAGTAACAACAGGCCCTTTAGGGCAAGGTTTTGCCAATGGTGTGGGTATGGCTCTTGCGGCCAAAATGCAAGCCAGTCAATTTAAACAAAGTCATTTAGAAAGCACCATCTATGGTATTGTCAGTGATGGCGATTTAATGGAAGGCATATCTTCTGAAGCCGCTTCATTGGCTGGGCACCTAGGTCTGGGTAATTTAAATTATATTTACGATAGCAACAGCATCAGTATTGATGGCTCTACCGACATTACCTTTAATGAAAACATTCGCATGCGTTTTGAAGCTCAAGGCTGGCATGTCCAAGAGATTGATGGGCACAATCACTCTGAAATTACTCTAGCCCTGGAACGAGCAAAGAAAGAGTCTCACAAACCTTCCTTGATTATTGCTAAAACCATCATTGCACATGGCGCCCCAACCAAACAAGGAACCAGTGGCTCACATGGTGCTCCTTTAGGTAAAGAAGAAATAACTGCGTTTAAACAACTGATTAACTGGGATTACCCAGAATTTACCGTACCTGATGCAGTTTATAAGCACTGTCAAGATGCTGTTAAACAAAAACAAAATGCAAAAAACAAATGGCTTGAACAGCATGCAGCATTCAAAGCTTCTGATCCTATGGGTTATGAAAACTATCAAAACTTTAATCAAAAGAAATTTAAAGCTATTCATGATGAAATTAAAAAAGACACTGATGCTACCCGTAGCATCAATGGCCAAATTCTCCAATACTTAGGAAAAACTGTTCCTAATCTATGTGCTGGCTCAGCTGACCTTGCTGGTTCTACCAAAGCTATTTTTAAAGATAGTGATTATGTTAATAAAGAAGACTTTAGTGCTAGAAATATTGCCTTTGGTATTCGTGAGCATGCAATGGCGGCCATTGCCAATGGCATGGTTTTATACGGTGGTCATATCCCTGTCATTTCTACATTTCTGGTTTTTTCAGACTATCTTAAACCGTCTTTAAGACTCTCTGCCTTAAGTGGCCTACAAGTCATTTATGCCTTGACCCATGACAGTCTTCATGTGGGTGAAGATGGCCCAACTCACCAACCCATTGAACACATCAATGCCATGCGCTGTATTCCCAATGTCAATGTATACCGACCGGCCAACATTGAAGAATCGCAATGGGCCTGGGACAAAGCCTTGGCTGATAAAAACACACCCAGTGTGTTTTGTCTAAGCCGACAAAACTTACCCATGCAAGCTTCTTTGGCTGACTCAATTTCAGATCATGGGGCTTATATTTTTGCCCAACATAACAATCAAGCACTAGCAGAAGATAAACAGCTTATTATAGCCTCTAGCGGCTCAGAGTTACACTTGGCGCATGAAGTCTTTGAGGCCATTAAACAAGACTATAAAACCATTAAGCTCATATCCGTTCCATGTTTGGATCGTTTGCAAGCCTTAGAAAAGTCTGAACAAGAAAAACTGTTTGTACAAAATTGTCCAACCGTTGTGATTGAAGCGGCCAACGCTGACGCTTGGCACAAAACCATTGGCAGACCTAACTTGGTCATTGACATGCAAAGTTTTGGTGCCAGTGGTCCTGGGGAAGCCGTGGCCAAACATTTTGGTTTTGATAAACAGACTATTATTCAAAAAATTAAAGCTTGGAAAAACTAA
- a CDS encoding single-stranded DNA-binding protein, translating into MAGGSVNKVILIGRLGADPEVKYTQTGAAVANLSVATNEYWKNKDGQKEEKTEWHRVVLWSKLAELASQYLSKGKQVYIEGRLQTRSWEDQNGQKRYTTEIVGNTMQFLSPVAEGGMQSSTQLPPDLPPPSDMPMGANPNDVEDDIPF; encoded by the coding sequence ATGGCTGGAGGAAGTGTTAATAAAGTAATTTTGATTGGTCGCCTTGGGGCTGATCCGGAAGTAAAGTACACACAAACAGGTGCTGCGGTTGCTAATTTAAGTGTGGCTACCAATGAATATTGGAAAAACAAGGATGGTCAAAAAGAAGAAAAAACTGAGTGGCATAGAGTTGTGCTTTGGTCCAAGCTTGCTGAATTGGCTAGTCAATATTTAAGCAAAGGCAAACAAGTTTATATTGAAGGACGCTTGCAAACCCGTTCTTGGGAAGATCAAAACGGCCAAAAACGCTATACAACTGAAATTGTTGGCAATACAATGCAGTTTTTATCTCCAGTCGCAGAGGGAGGCATGCAGAGCAGCACTCAATTGCCGCCAGACCTTCCTCCTCCATCAGATATGCCAATGGGTGCAAATCCAAATGATGTTGAGGATGATATTCCGTTTTAA
- a CDS encoding Do family serine endopeptidase, whose product MKKLLWMAITFIFIALPSSQAAFWRNGQDNKDKLVNKDLKNLSPKAYVNVAKANAEAVVNIRVEKLVADHQGKMAPFGPNLNQEFFERFFGFKNQQEMPKQEQRGLGSGFVLSEQGYVVTNNHVVDGASRVVVIFSDEKEYEAKVIGQDAKTDLALLKISDQKIKFPSVVLGDSDQLEVGDVVVAIGNPFGLSHTTTQGIVSAKERSIGISEYDDLIQTDASINPGNSGGPLLNIHGEVVGINTAIIASGQGLGFAIPINMAKTILLSLKETGKVERAWLGVQIQQLTQDHVKAMRLKSKQGALIAQVLKDSPAEKAGLKAGDVVLKFGDKTIEKWTQLSAVVATSNTDKKITVKIIRDGQVLFPKVKLEKRQEETQVQATEQQVKTDYDALGLVVKPLAKGSKEQGLKIVKIKPNSQAFKEGLRVGDIILQLNQQNMTSVEKYAKLVKDMRSGDYILLRVQKQERALFIAFRFEEEKL is encoded by the coding sequence ATGAAAAAACTTTTGTGGATGGCAATAACATTTATTTTTATAGCTTTACCAAGCTCACAAGCGGCGTTTTGGCGTAATGGTCAAGATAACAAAGATAAGCTGGTCAACAAGGATTTAAAAAACTTATCTCCTAAAGCTTATGTTAATGTTGCCAAAGCCAATGCTGAAGCTGTGGTTAATATAAGGGTAGAAAAGTTGGTTGCAGATCATCAAGGTAAAATGGCACCTTTTGGTCCTAACCTTAATCAAGAGTTTTTTGAACGTTTTTTTGGCTTTAAAAATCAACAAGAAATGCCAAAACAAGAACAAAGAGGACTGGGCTCAGGGTTTGTGCTTAGTGAGCAAGGGTATGTGGTAACCAACAACCATGTTGTCGATGGTGCTAGCCGAGTTGTAGTGATTTTCTCTGATGAAAAAGAGTATGAAGCAAAAGTCATTGGTCAAGATGCAAAAACAGATTTAGCACTTTTGAAAATCTCAGATCAAAAAATAAAGTTTCCTTCTGTGGTCTTAGGTGATTCAGATCAATTAGAAGTGGGGGATGTTGTTGTTGCCATTGGTAACCCTTTTGGGTTGTCACACACAACCACCCAAGGGATTGTTAGTGCCAAAGAGCGTTCTATTGGTATCAGTGAATATGATGACTTAATACAAACCGATGCATCAATTAACCCAGGAAATTCTGGCGGTCCTTTATTAAATATTCATGGAGAAGTTGTAGGAATCAATACCGCAATTATTGCTTCAGGGCAGGGCTTGGGTTTTGCTATCCCCATCAATATGGCAAAAACCATTCTTTTAAGTTTAAAGGAAACAGGTAAAGTAGAAAGGGCCTGGCTGGGTGTGCAGATTCAACAATTAACCCAAGATCATGTTAAGGCTATGCGACTTAAAAGTAAGCAAGGGGCTCTTATCGCGCAAGTCCTCAAAGACAGTCCAGCAGAAAAAGCAGGTTTAAAAGCTGGAGATGTAGTGCTTAAGTTTGGTGATAAAACCATTGAAAAGTGGACACAGTTAAGTGCAGTGGTGGCTACATCCAATACAGATAAAAAAATCACTGTAAAAATTATTCGTGATGGTCAAGTGTTATTTCCAAAGGTGAAGCTTGAAAAGCGTCAAGAAGAAACACAAGTTCAAGCCACAGAACAACAAGTTAAGACAGATTATGATGCTTTGGGTTTGGTTGTGAAACCTTTGGCAAAAGGATCCAAAGAACAAGGACTTAAAATTGTAAAAATTAAACCCAATAGTCAAGCTTTTAAAGAGGGCTTACGCGTTGGAGATATTATTTTGCAGTTGAATCAACAAAACATGACCAGTGTTGAAAAATATGCAAAATTAGTCAAAGATATGCGTTCAGGAGATTATATATTGTTGCGGGTTCAAAAACAGGAAAGAGCTTTGTTTATTGCCTTTCGCTTTGAAGAGGAAAAGCTTTGA
- a CDS encoding CvpA family protein has translation MAQLDALCLTILGLFAVYGFFKGFFTQVMSLLALLLAYIGAPWFAPGVEHFIAGFIKLPEMIASRAAWIIAGLGIFLALQLLSKLIHNHVINSLAITKYTNRFLGFFVGIAKGLCIVYLLYILISWHPEAKSIYANTQIMTWIEYSPLKNNFAKPSLSENQKKSIEEKIAKNKKTVEKKVTEHVQSELANQSLDKLLEGLD, from the coding sequence ATGGCACAACTGGATGCTCTGTGCTTGACCATTCTTGGCTTGTTTGCTGTGTATGGCTTTTTTAAAGGATTTTTTACTCAGGTTATGAGCTTGTTGGCTTTGCTGCTTGCGTATATTGGGGCTCCTTGGTTTGCGCCTGGAGTAGAGCATTTTATAGCGGGTTTTATAAAGTTACCAGAGATGATTGCCTCACGAGCGGCATGGATTATTGCTGGACTTGGTATTTTTTTAGCCTTACAGCTTTTAAGTAAATTGATTCACAATCATGTGATTAATTCTTTAGCCATCACCAAATACACCAATCGATTTTTAGGTTTTTTTGTTGGAATTGCCAAAGGGCTATGTATTGTTTATTTATTATATATTCTTATTTCATGGCACCCAGAGGCAAAAAGTATTTATGCCAACACTCAAATCATGACATGGATAGAATATTCACCACTAAAAAATAATTTTGCAAAACCCAGTCTTTCTGAAAATCAAAAAAAATCAATTGAAGAAAAAATTGCTAAAAACAAGAAAACTGTAGAAAAAAAAGTTACTGAACATGTTCAGTCTGAGCTTGCCAATCAATCCTTAGATAAATTGTTAGAAGGTCTAGATTAA